In a genomic window of Allomeiothermus silvanus DSM 9946:
- a CDS encoding DUF3248 domain-containing protein — MESALDDLLEKLGNHLIWRIGKAEGEEVLVVRVGLATAAPHFGHLPRLRNVQDQEVEELVKSGLVRVEWVE; from the coding sequence ATGGAATCGGCACTCGATGACCTCCTGGAAAAACTGGGCAACCATCTGATCTGGCGCATCGGCAAAGCCGAGGGTGAGGAGGTCTTGGTGGTGCGGGTAGGGCTGGCGACCGCCGCCCCGCATTTCGGTCATTTGCCGCGGCTGCGCAACGTGCAAGACCAGGAGGTCGAAGAGTTGGTGAAATCGGGCTTGGTACGGGTGGAATGGGTGGAGTGA
- a CDS encoding V-type ATP synthase subunit E encodes MSKLEDILKQEVSSEIASITAEAEAKARAIVEAAQARAEALKASRLKALEAERQAALRRAESAAELVVNQARIRSRGQIVDQVKSGVRQALAALSSQPDYPAILTRLAEEALRGVDQPQILVVNPQDAQHLESWAKSKGLELKTDPSVRLGVRLTSAGGKSYVENTLAERLERGWEVLSAKAVKAIWG; translated from the coding sequence ATGTCCAAACTCGAGGACATCCTAAAACAAGAAGTAAGCTCGGAGATCGCGTCTATCACCGCGGAGGCCGAGGCTAAGGCTCGAGCTATTGTGGAAGCCGCCCAGGCCCGCGCCGAGGCCCTCAAGGCCAGCCGTCTAAAAGCCCTCGAGGCCGAGCGCCAGGCGGCGTTGCGGCGGGCCGAAAGCGCAGCTGAACTGGTAGTCAATCAGGCCCGTATCCGCTCGCGTGGCCAGATCGTAGACCAGGTGAAGTCCGGTGTGCGGCAGGCGTTGGCGGCTTTATCCTCGCAACCCGACTACCCGGCCATCCTCACCCGGCTGGCCGAAGAAGCCTTGCGCGGGGTAGACCAGCCCCAGATCTTGGTGGTAAACCCCCAGGATGCCCAGCACTTGGAGAGCTGGGCCAAGAGCAAGGGGCTCGAGCTTAAAACCGATCCCTCGGTTCGCTTGGGGGTGCGCTTGACCTCAGCAGGGGGAAAATCCTACGTGGAAAACACCCTTGCTGAGCGCCTCGAGCGGGGCTGGGAGGTCTTGTCGGCTAAAGCCGTCAAGGCGATTTGGGGGTAG
- a CDS encoding V-type ATP synthase subunit F, translated as MKIAVLTDPDTATGFRLAGLEAVSASPAEAASKLIEMIASNRYALIAVDEGLLPDPNRTAERAMRGREVPVLLSLPNLLSAFSGGTDAKLYMRRLVRDTIGFDIKL; from the coding sequence GTGAAGATCGCCGTGCTCACCGACCCTGACACTGCTACTGGCTTCCGGCTGGCAGGGCTCGAGGCGGTCTCGGCCAGCCCTGCCGAGGCGGCTTCCAAGCTGATCGAGATGATTGCCTCCAATCGCTACGCCCTGATCGCCGTGGACGAAGGGCTATTGCCTGATCCCAACCGCACTGCCGAACGGGCCATGCGCGGGCGCGAGGTGCCGGTGCTGCTGTCGCTGCCCAACCTGCTCTCGGCCTTTAGCGGCGGGACCGACGCCAAGCTGTACATGCGCCGGCTGGTGCGGGACACCATCGGTTTTGACATCAAGCTATGA
- a CDS encoding DUF3809 domain-containing protein yields MTLERTFELRIPGTPAELLTPERVFGGRPPFRDLRREGEYLMGELVTYTPLIGDLRFPFRSRLQAEAEGRASLVALFPGDEGGEPPAFWAELSGEGTAVGDALAYTITVRLHAQLPEGEKWGGKALRRMAEAAFQRTISRALETLNQG; encoded by the coding sequence ATGACCCTCGAGCGAACCTTCGAATTGCGCATCCCTGGCACCCCTGCTGAGCTTCTGACTCCCGAACGGGTGTTCGGCGGGCGCCCCCCCTTCCGGGACTTGCGCCGCGAGGGCGAGTACCTAATGGGTGAACTGGTCACCTATACCCCCTTGATAGGGGACCTGCGTTTTCCCTTCCGCAGCCGTCTCCAGGCTGAAGCCGAGGGGCGGGCCTCGCTGGTGGCGTTGTTTCCTGGCGACGAGGGGGGCGAACCCCCAGCCTTTTGGGCAGAACTCTCCGGCGAGGGAACAGCAGTGGGGGACGCGCTCGCCTATACCATCACCGTGCGGCTGCACGCCCAGCTCCCGGAGGGAGAAAAATGGGGCGGCAAGGCCCTCAGGCGTATGGCTGAAGCCGCTTTCCAGCGCACCATTAGCCGGGCACTGGAGACCCTCAACCAGGGGTAG
- a CDS encoding V-type ATP synthase subunit I has translation MEKLMVAGPKRLAKELLAELQRAGVVHIEPLRTEELGEYRLSADEDGELRRWEAVAAGAEHALGILGKAATPTKPFTGSLSDAEAILKPWLERAEVLGRERAALEEELQAIQLFGSVAERLAGLTHGLDQSQRLAVIPFLVSKIEELEPVRAALQASLEDRFLLESEALPNQIAAVVVVLRRDLEAARTALSRQGLAELRFPGVYGNLPLTQAAARMRERSKLAPEELIGIREEVAKLAKESKDSLEALWTRAKDEVARLRSLADMVAGKYGFALMGWVPQDAKGRVETALGRLKDQILYSFEPVDEHHEAHQVPVTLKNPPWAKPFELLHGFLNTPRYGGYDPTVMIATTFPFFFGMVVGDMAFGLLFYLLARLFAGYARRGETLEIGFLGAKMGPDVLGQLSKVLTWMAFWAVVWGFLYGEFFGTFLEKLHVFYDPNHHGEAGEAAKGLIPILINRLDFERTANLLIVISLAFGVFQVLYAFAIRAYYAYKHRHMAHFWEGLGYLAGLVGLVAFAYTFQTGKGAPLTYILLAVGLAIFLVSVFLARIPLMIAELPGKGGQILSYIRIYAVGVAGAVLYDLANQVGFGLAHSLGIIGVLLGLLLGGLMVILITAVTLLGHVLQPIRLLWIEFASNFGFYDESGKPYRPFRSVRGESS, from the coding sequence ATGGAAAAACTGATGGTGGCCGGACCCAAACGGCTTGCCAAGGAACTGCTGGCCGAACTCCAGCGGGCCGGGGTTGTGCATATTGAACCCCTGCGTACTGAAGAACTGGGCGAGTACCGCCTCAGCGCCGATGAAGACGGTGAACTCCGGCGCTGGGAAGCAGTGGCAGCGGGCGCCGAACATGCCCTGGGGATTTTGGGAAAAGCTGCCACCCCCACTAAGCCCTTCACCGGGAGCCTCTCCGACGCCGAAGCTATCCTTAAGCCGTGGTTGGAGCGGGCGGAGGTGCTGGGCCGCGAGCGGGCCGCCTTGGAGGAAGAACTCCAGGCTATCCAGCTCTTTGGTTCGGTGGCCGAGCGACTGGCCGGGCTCACCCACGGCCTTGACCAGAGCCAGCGCCTGGCGGTGATCCCCTTCTTGGTGAGCAAGATCGAGGAACTCGAGCCGGTTCGGGCTGCTTTGCAGGCTAGCCTGGAAGATCGCTTTTTGCTCGAGTCGGAGGCCCTGCCCAATCAGATAGCAGCGGTGGTGGTGGTGCTCCGCCGCGACCTCGAGGCCGCCCGCACCGCGCTTTCGCGGCAAGGGCTGGCCGAGTTGCGCTTCCCTGGGGTCTACGGGAACCTTCCGCTGACCCAGGCCGCGGCCCGGATGCGTGAGCGTAGCAAACTGGCCCCCGAGGAGCTGATAGGTATCCGCGAGGAGGTAGCCAAGCTCGCCAAGGAGTCCAAAGACTCCCTAGAGGCCTTGTGGACCCGCGCTAAAGACGAGGTGGCTCGCTTGCGCTCGCTTGCGGACATGGTAGCGGGCAAGTACGGCTTTGCCTTGATGGGCTGGGTTCCCCAGGATGCCAAAGGGCGGGTGGAGACCGCCTTGGGGCGGCTTAAAGATCAGATCCTCTATAGCTTCGAACCGGTGGACGAGCATCACGAAGCCCACCAGGTTCCTGTAACGCTCAAAAATCCCCCTTGGGCCAAGCCCTTTGAACTGCTGCACGGCTTCCTCAACACCCCCCGCTACGGCGGCTATGACCCTACCGTGATGATCGCCACCACCTTCCCCTTTTTCTTCGGCATGGTGGTAGGAGACATGGCCTTTGGGCTGCTGTTTTACCTGTTGGCGCGGCTTTTCGCCGGGTACGCCCGTCGCGGCGAGACCCTCGAGATTGGCTTCCTGGGAGCCAAAATGGGGCCGGATGTACTCGGCCAGCTCTCCAAAGTGCTCACCTGGATGGCCTTCTGGGCGGTGGTGTGGGGGTTCCTCTACGGGGAGTTCTTCGGAACTTTCCTGGAGAAGCTCCACGTCTTCTATGATCCTAACCACCACGGGGAAGCCGGTGAGGCCGCCAAGGGGCTGATCCCCATCCTCATCAACCGCCTCGACTTCGAGCGCACTGCCAACCTGTTGATTGTGATCAGCCTGGCCTTCGGAGTGTTCCAAGTGCTCTACGCCTTCGCGATACGGGCCTATTACGCCTACAAGCACCGGCACATGGCCCACTTCTGGGAGGGCTTGGGCTACTTGGCCGGACTGGTAGGGTTGGTGGCTTTTGCTTACACCTTCCAGACTGGGAAGGGGGCTCCCCTTACCTACATCCTGCTCGCGGTGGGTTTGGCCATCTTCCTGGTTTCGGTCTTCCTGGCCCGCATTCCCCTGATGATCGCCGAGCTTCCTGGAAAGGGCGGGCAGATCCTCAGCTACATCCGTATCTATGCGGTGGGGGTGGCGGGGGCAGTGCTCTACGACCTGGCCAACCAAGTAGGCTTTGGTCTAGCCCACAGCCTCGGTATCATTGGAGTTCTGCTCGGCTTGTTGCTGGGTGGATTGATGGTGATCCTCATCACTGCGGTGACGCTTTTGGGGCACGTGCTCCAGCCGATCCGTTTGCTGTGGATCGAGTTCGCTTCCAACTTCGGTTTCTACGATGAGAGCGGCAAACCGTACCGGCCTTTCCGGTCAGTGCGCGGCGAATCTTCGTAG
- a CDS encoding V-type ATPase subunit, protein MVSFAYLNARVRNRRSQVLPESFFQQAMNQSFPEFVRALGESIYGPDLVGDGLADVDRAVSSHLARTVADLPELVTGTEREAVALALLRADLTNLKTILRGKAAGQSPEEIKARLSGGTLPEVLVSAMLQAPDVPSVAQVLQLPTHPLAKALRAAAARTQDLLEIEVALDRDFFAYSLEKARRLGQAFLASYFMLEVDAINLSTAFKLQALGVQADPERYFVPGGRLVTPVLFSRVASGDLGALESLAGTPLGPAASARDLAALERGLRRALLDKALQGGRDTLGAGMALAYIREKEWEAARVRLLARRAFYGLPVAAIEKEVFL, encoded by the coding sequence ATGGTGTCCTTTGCCTACCTCAACGCCCGGGTGCGTAACCGCCGGAGCCAAGTTCTGCCGGAGAGCTTTTTCCAGCAGGCCATGAACCAGTCGTTCCCGGAGTTCGTGCGCGCCCTGGGAGAATCCATCTACGGCCCCGACCTGGTAGGGGATGGGCTCGCCGATGTGGACCGGGCGGTCTCCAGTCACCTGGCCCGCACGGTAGCGGACCTGCCCGAGCTGGTCACCGGGACCGAGCGCGAGGCGGTGGCGCTGGCCCTCCTGAGGGCGGACCTCACCAACCTCAAGACCATCCTGCGCGGCAAGGCTGCGGGGCAGAGCCCCGAGGAGATCAAGGCCCGGCTCTCCGGCGGTACCCTGCCAGAAGTGCTGGTAAGCGCCATGCTCCAAGCCCCGGACGTGCCTTCGGTAGCCCAGGTGCTGCAGCTTCCCACCCACCCGCTGGCCAAGGCTCTGCGTGCTGCCGCTGCCCGAACCCAAGATCTCTTGGAGATCGAAGTGGCCCTAGACCGGGATTTCTTCGCCTATTCGCTGGAGAAGGCCCGGCGGTTGGGCCAGGCCTTTTTGGCCTCGTATTTCATGCTCGAGGTGGACGCGATCAACCTCTCCACCGCCTTCAAGCTGCAAGCTTTGGGGGTGCAGGCGGACCCCGAGCGCTACTTCGTGCCGGGGGGGAGGCTGGTCACCCCGGTGCTGTTTAGCCGGGTAGCCTCGGGTGACCTGGGCGCTTTGGAGAGCCTAGCTGGGACTCCTCTGGGCCCGGCGGCTTCGGCTCGCGATCTGGCTGCTTTGGAGCGCGGGTTGCGCCGGGCGCTTTTGGATAAGGCCCTGCAGGGTGGGCGCGACACCCTGGGAGCAGGGATGGCTTTGGCCTATATCCGCGAGAAAGAGTGGGAGGCAGCCCGGGTGCGGCTTTTGGCCCGGCGAGCTTTTTACGGCCTGCCTGTCGCCGCTATTGAGAAGGAGGTCTTCCTGTGA
- a CDS encoding serine/threonine-protein kinase produces the protein MNFRHLTRKDFKLEMLLGLGRFSQVYLAKAPDDTPVAMKIPRKEVRSDPKLAERFAQEVGLSLALSHKYLVRGLAGKPFGEEAFLALEYMSEGSLEDRLSHGALSADEAKTCLQQIAAALVFLHDQGVIHQDVKPSNIYRNQGVYKLGDLGVARTRENYRLGERAGSPFYMAPELFAGGDPNPASDTYSFGVLAYELLTGRRPFKGETYEQLEYAHLHLPAAPTNLPQPLDRALRGLLDKDPERRKTLKDFLIVLANPVAPPQPKDKKPEAPLKGKGIFGLFRKKG, from the coding sequence ATGAATTTTCGCCACCTGACCCGCAAGGACTTCAAACTCGAGATGCTCTTAGGGTTGGGGCGCTTTTCCCAGGTATACCTGGCCAAGGCCCCCGACGACACACCGGTGGCGATGAAAATCCCCCGCAAAGAAGTGCGTAGCGACCCCAAGTTGGCCGAGCGCTTCGCCCAAGAGGTGGGCCTCTCGCTAGCCCTCTCACACAAGTACTTAGTGCGGGGTCTGGCCGGGAAACCCTTCGGGGAAGAGGCTTTCTTGGCCCTCGAGTACATGTCCGAGGGCAGCCTGGAAGATCGCCTCAGCCATGGGGCGTTGTCAGCGGACGAGGCCAAGACCTGTTTACAACAGATCGCCGCGGCTTTGGTCTTCTTGCACGACCAGGGTGTGATCCACCAGGACGTCAAACCCTCTAACATCTACCGCAACCAGGGCGTCTACAAGCTGGGCGATCTGGGCGTGGCCCGCACCCGCGAGAACTACCGCCTAGGCGAGCGGGCCGGGAGCCCTTTTTACATGGCCCCCGAACTCTTTGCCGGGGGTGACCCCAACCCAGCCTCCGACACCTACTCATTTGGGGTGCTGGCCTACGAACTCCTGACCGGCAGGCGGCCTTTCAAGGGCGAGACCTATGAACAGCTCGAGTATGCCCATCTGCACCTGCCCGCCGCCCCCACCAACCTCCCGCAGCCGCTCGACCGGGCTTTGCGGGGCTTGCTCGACAAAGATCCCGAGCGGCGCAAAACCCTCAAGGATTTCCTGATCGTACTCGCCAACCCCGTGGCCCCGCCCCAACCCAAAGATAAAAAGCCCGAAGCCCCCCTCAAGGGCAAAGGGATATTCGGGTTGTTCCGCAAGAAAGGCTAG
- a CDS encoding class I SAM-dependent rRNA methyltransferase, with the protein MELSAKAKIRVSPKGATRLLARHPWVYKSDVQDGPPEPGLFPVYGPKGLLAWALWNPASEIAVRAFRFGEVRDAEAALLDNLRLALQRRKGALEQNPGGGYRLVHAEGDFLPALVLDAYAQHVVLQVGSAALEPLTEKLLEVLLETLPVQSVLAKNDQKSRALEGLPQGVRPLHGNVPDQVWVEEGPVRYRVDLREGQKTGAFLDQRDNRLRLDAFRGESALDVFSYHGSFALHLAANFSRVVAVDSSADALRRAQENAAANRLGLETREANAFEFLREQEKQRNLYDLIVLDPPAFAKSKRDLERAYAAYKEINLRAMKLLKPGGVLATASCSHHLSEPLFYEMLSDAAADAHKSLRVIEKRTQGWDHPILLNVPETFYLKFALLEVQQ; encoded by the coding sequence GTGGAACTGTCCGCTAAAGCAAAGATCCGCGTGAGCCCCAAAGGGGCCACCCGCCTGCTGGCCCGACATCCTTGGGTCTACAAAAGCGATGTTCAAGACGGCCCCCCGGAACCGGGGCTGTTCCCCGTATATGGCCCTAAGGGCCTCCTAGCCTGGGCTTTGTGGAACCCAGCTTCGGAGATCGCGGTGCGGGCGTTTCGCTTTGGCGAGGTGCGGGATGCCGAAGCGGCCCTGCTCGATAACCTACGGCTAGCCCTCCAGCGCCGCAAAGGAGCGCTCGAGCAAAACCCCGGCGGGGGCTACCGGCTGGTTCACGCCGAGGGAGACTTCCTCCCCGCCCTGGTGCTCGATGCCTATGCCCAGCATGTAGTTTTGCAGGTGGGTTCGGCAGCCCTCGAGCCGCTGACCGAAAAGCTGCTGGAGGTGTTGCTCGAGACCCTCCCGGTCCAGAGTGTGCTGGCCAAGAACGATCAGAAGAGCCGGGCACTCGAGGGGCTCCCCCAAGGGGTAAGGCCGCTGCACGGGAATGTACCCGATCAGGTATGGGTCGAGGAGGGCCCGGTGCGTTACCGGGTAGACCTTCGCGAGGGGCAAAAAACCGGAGCTTTCCTCGACCAGCGCGACAACCGACTACGATTAGACGCCTTCCGCGGGGAATCGGCCCTCGACGTATTCAGCTACCATGGCTCTTTCGCCTTACACTTGGCCGCAAACTTCAGCCGGGTGGTGGCGGTAGATTCCTCCGCGGACGCGCTCAGGCGGGCCCAAGAGAATGCCGCAGCCAACCGCTTAGGGCTCGAGACGCGTGAGGCCAACGCCTTTGAGTTCTTGCGCGAGCAAGAAAAGCAGCGCAACCTCTACGACCTCATCGTGCTGGATCCTCCGGCTTTCGCCAAGAGCAAGCGCGACCTCGAGCGGGCCTACGCCGCCTACAAGGAGATCAACCTACGGGCCATGAAGCTCCTCAAGCCGGGCGGTGTCCTGGCTACAGCCTCGTGCAGCCATCACCTCAGCGAGCCGCTGTTCTACGAGATGCTCTCTGACGCGGCTGCCGATGCCCACAAGAGCCTGCGGGTCATCGAGAAGCGCACCCAGGGCTGGGACCATCCGATTCTGTTGAACGTGCCAGAAACTTTTTACTTGAAATTCGCCCTGCTCGAGGTGCAGCAATAA
- a CDS encoding metal-dependent hydrolase, protein MLELRYLGHSAVYLSDGKTRIVVDPFLSGNPTASLKAEELEVDYVLVTHAHGDHWGDSLALAQKGATIIGTAEIGYYAESKGAKAIPMNIGGKFKAAWGSLKLTPAWHSSSFPDGTYGGMPTGMILEFGGMKIYHAGDTALFSDMGLIGKHGIDLACLPIGDHFTMGPDDALQALELIRPKAVLPIHYNTFPPIMQDGEAFVARARLLGVEGRALKPGEVWPLQ, encoded by the coding sequence ATGTTGGAACTTCGCTACCTGGGACACTCGGCGGTTTACTTGAGCGACGGCAAAACCCGAATCGTGGTTGATCCTTTCCTGAGTGGCAACCCCACCGCCAGCCTCAAAGCCGAGGAGCTCGAGGTCGACTATGTCCTGGTTACCCACGCCCACGGCGACCACTGGGGCGATAGCCTAGCCCTGGCACAAAAAGGCGCCACCATTATCGGCACCGCCGAAATTGGCTACTACGCCGAGAGCAAAGGGGCCAAGGCCATCCCTATGAACATCGGGGGGAAGTTCAAGGCCGCATGGGGTTCGCTCAAGCTCACCCCAGCCTGGCACTCCTCTTCCTTCCCCGACGGAACTTATGGCGGGATGCCCACCGGGATGATCCTGGAGTTCGGCGGGATGAAGATCTATCACGCGGGGGACACCGCGCTCTTCAGCGACATGGGCCTCATCGGCAAGCACGGGATTGACTTAGCCTGCCTCCCCATCGGGGATCACTTCACCATGGGACCCGACGATGCCCTCCAGGCCCTCGAGCTTATCCGACCCAAGGCTGTTTTGCCCATCCACTACAATACCTTCCCACCCATCATGCAAGACGGGGAAGCCTTCGTGGCTCGAGCCAGGCTTTTGGGCGTAGAAGGGCGCGCGCTGAAACCGGGGGAGGTCTGGCCGCTGCAATGA
- a CDS encoding F0F1 ATP synthase subunit C produces the protein MAKKVLTVLAFVLVAALALAEEATGGASVAMKDGLKAIGMGLALGLGALGTGVAQSAIGAAALGSVVEDRRNIGFAFIFFLLPETLVIFGFVGFFLLRGL, from the coding sequence ATGGCAAAGAAAGTTCTCACGGTGTTGGCGTTTGTTCTGGTTGCGGCGTTGGCTTTGGCTGAGGAGGCTACCGGGGGCGCTTCGGTGGCGATGAAGGACGGCCTAAAGGCCATCGGCATGGGTTTGGCGCTGGGCTTAGGCGCTTTGGGTACCGGCGTGGCCCAGTCGGCCATCGGAGCGGCGGCCCTAGGGAGCGTGGTAGAAGACCGTCGCAACATCGGTTTCGCTTTCATCTTCTTCCTGCTGCCCGAGACGCTGGTGATCTTCGGCTTCGTAGGCTTCTTCTTGCTGCGCGGTCTGTAA
- a CDS encoding V-type ATPase subunit subunit G family protein, whose amino-acid sequence MVASQGLIKSLAEQEQELARRLEEARRAAQAKLSEAEAEAARIEQAAQQSLRELESRFRAETAEMVAKIEAEARQKAEAEAQAISTAAAPKIAGAIQEVLKEVLP is encoded by the coding sequence ATGGTGGCTAGCCAAGGACTGATCAAGAGCCTTGCCGAGCAGGAGCAGGAACTGGCCCGGCGGTTGGAAGAAGCCCGCCGCGCAGCCCAGGCCAAGCTCAGCGAGGCCGAAGCGGAAGCGGCCCGCATCGAGCAAGCGGCCCAACAGAGCTTGCGCGAACTGGAGAGTCGGTTCCGCGCCGAGACCGCCGAGATGGTGGCCAAGATCGAGGCTGAAGCCCGTCAAAAGGCCGAGGCCGAAGCCCAGGCGATCAGCACTGCTGCTGCCCCCAAGATCGCGGGGGCGATTCAGGAAGTGCTCAAGGAGGTTCTCCCTTAG